The Actinobacillus equuli genome includes a window with the following:
- a CDS encoding tyrosine-type recombinase/integrase, translating to MNIIQQRFPDRSADSINNIDLITWRNEILDVKIKPVTWNNYVRHLKAIYNVGIKYNILQISNNPFYGLFIKESKRKKKTLSKEQLDKLSYALNGNIVLPEMLKPSWFINCLVMTLRCTGIRRSQLVQLQIQDVDLNRRIIYISPEINKNHDYHIVPISDNLYPHIELLVEELRKQKQPLDSQLFNFNLFSKVTRRKGKPMSVDQVTHIFRRISEVVGFTSSPHRFRHTVATSLMKNPENVYVVQKLLGHKDISVTLGYIEHDVEMLRDSVNLL from the coding sequence ATAAATATTATCCAGCAAAGATTTCCAGATAGATCTGCAGACAGTATTAATAATATTGATTTAATTACCTGGAGAAATGAAATTCTAGATGTCAAAATTAAACCAGTTACATGGAATAATTATGTGAGACATCTAAAAGCTATATACAATGTTGGTATTAAATACAATATCCTCCAGATTTCAAATAATCCGTTTTATGGGCTTTTTATTAAAGAATCTAAGCGCAAGAAGAAGACTTTGTCGAAAGAACAGTTGGATAAATTAAGTTATGCATTAAATGGGAATATCGTATTACCAGAAATGCTAAAGCCAAGTTGGTTTATTAATTGCTTGGTAATGACGTTACGTTGCACCGGCATAAGACGTTCTCAATTAGTACAACTACAAATACAAGATGTAGACCTCAACCGTAGAATTATTTATATTTCGCCAGAGATTAATAAAAATCACGACTATCATATTGTGCCAATTTCCGATAATTTATATCCCCACATAGAGCTATTAGTTGAAGAACTAAGAAAACAGAAGCAGCCTTTAGATAGTCAATTATTTAACTTCAATCTCTTTTCTAAAGTAACCCGTAGAAAAGGAAAGCCTATGAGTGTAGATCAGGTTACTCATATATTTAGACGTATATCTGAAGTTGTTGGATTTACCTCATCTCCTCATCGCTTTAGACATACAGTTGCAACATCATTAATGAAGAATCCGGAAAATGTTTATGTTGTTCAGAAATTACTAGGGCACAAAGATATTAGCGTTACATTAGGATATATAGAACATGACGTGGAAATGTTAAGAGATTCAGTAAACTTATTATAG
- the mobH gene encoding MobH family relaxase: MLKMFTKLLKKEPSPLPTSEPDNTHLIQDKDGWIYPRNANELLSTDLRKKYLGLLWQQVSMDRKMFNTLYQKPIENYAEIVQLLPASEAHHHSHIGGMLDHGLEVIAFSAKLRQSYVLPPNAAPEDQSKQRDAWTAAAIYIALVHDIGKVITDIEIILKDGTRWFAWNGIPSQPYKFKYIKGRDYELHPVIGSFLANQLIPKSAFDWIAQFPEVLSSLMYAMSGHYDKAGLLSEIVQKADQHSVTVALGGDVNKLVQRPVNSLAKQLVMALRYLLEHKIKLNTPKGPADGWFTEDGLWLMSKTTADSIRAYLLGQGISVPKDNGKLFDEMQSLGIVEATTEGTAIWHCRIQADSGWTPPSSFTLLKIKPEVAWENVSVRPQYFAGKVKIDTNSHVGENLSMSKQEIVVPENIPPAPEISNIQQETETAHKIEETVSTAEIENDLTEQLLNMFDANINSESAQNNISAAPVIDNVEPNEPYIEPVNKVEQVHPQKCNHTTTAPIEDSHLGKQFVDWLKQGIDQNKFAISKNTAKLHIVDGALFIVSPTIFEQFLQEAGLPYDKDAITNLQYRFQDLGLHTPKNVMRKGKPDSINFWRCAVAGPRKTSYLTGYLIKDTRLFFGDKILLNNLCLTLQEKE; encoded by the coding sequence ATGCTAAAAATGTTCACTAAACTTTTAAAAAAAGAGCCTTCACCATTACCTACATCAGAGCCAGATAATACTCATCTAATCCAAGACAAAGATGGTTGGATTTATCCTAGAAATGCCAATGAATTACTTAGTACTGATTTACGAAAAAAATACCTTGGATTACTTTGGCAGCAAGTTTCTATGGATAGAAAAATGTTTAATACACTTTATCAGAAGCCAATAGAAAATTACGCTGAGATTGTACAGTTATTACCCGCTTCAGAAGCCCATCATCACTCACATATAGGTGGTATGCTTGATCACGGTTTAGAAGTTATTGCCTTCTCTGCTAAATTGCGCCAAAGCTACGTTTTACCACCGAATGCAGCTCCAGAAGATCAATCTAAACAACGTGATGCTTGGACTGCGGCAGCTATTTATATTGCCCTAGTTCATGATATTGGGAAAGTTATTACAGACATTGAAATTATTCTAAAAGATGGTACACGATGGTTTGCATGGAATGGAATACCATCTCAACCTTATAAATTCAAATATATTAAAGGTAGAGATTATGAGCTTCACCCTGTTATAGGTAGCTTTCTTGCAAATCAATTAATCCCGAAATCAGCATTTGATTGGATTGCACAATTCCCAGAAGTCTTATCATCATTAATGTACGCAATGTCCGGACATTATGATAAAGCAGGATTATTATCTGAAATTGTTCAAAAAGCTGATCAACACAGTGTTACAGTTGCCTTGGGAGGTGATGTAAATAAATTGGTACAACGCCCTGTCAATTCACTAGCAAAACAACTAGTCATGGCATTACGCTATTTATTGGAACACAAGATTAAACTTAATACTCCTAAAGGACCGGCTGATGGTTGGTTTACAGAAGACGGATTATGGTTAATGAGCAAAACTACTGCTGATAGTATTCGGGCTTATTTATTGGGACAAGGGATTTCAGTACCTAAAGATAATGGAAAATTATTTGATGAAATGCAATCCCTAGGGATTGTAGAGGCAACGACTGAGGGAACTGCAATATGGCATTGTCGAATTCAGGCTGATTCGGGTTGGACTCCGCCGTCATCATTTACCTTATTAAAAATAAAGCCTGAAGTTGCTTGGGAAAATGTCAGTGTTAGACCACAATATTTTGCGGGTAAAGTCAAAATAGATACTAATTCACATGTAGGCGAAAATTTATCTATGTCGAAGCAAGAAATTGTGGTGCCGGAAAATATCCCTCCAGCACCTGAGATAAGCAATATACAACAAGAAACTGAAACAGCCCATAAAATTGAAGAAACTGTATCTACAGCTGAAATAGAAAATGATTTGACAGAACAGTTGCTGAATATGTTTGATGCAAACATTAATTCTGAATCAGCACAAAATAATATATCTGCTGCACCAGTAATTGATAATGTAGAGCCAAATGAACCTTATATTGAACCAGTAAATAAAGTAGAGCAAGTACATCCCCAGAAATGTAACCATACAACGACAGCCCCTATTGAAGATTCTCACTTGGGTAAACAGTTTGTTGATTGGTTAAAACAAGGAATTGATCAGAATAAATTTGCAATTAGCAAAAATACAGCAAAGCTACATATTGTTGATGGGGCACTATTTATCGTATCTCCAACAATATTTGAACAATTTCTACAAGAAGCAGGATTACCTTACGATAAAGATGCCATTACAAATTTACAGTATCGATTTCAAGACCTAGGATTGCATACTCCTAAAAATGTAATGAGAAAAGGTAAGCCTGATAGTATAAATTTCTGGCGTTGTGCTGTCGCAGGACCAAGAAAAACTTCATATTTAACAGGATATTTGATAAAAGATACTCGTCTCTTTTTTGGAGATAAAATCTTGTTAAATAATTTATGCCTAACTTTACAAGAAAAGGAGTAA
- a CDS encoding recombinase family protein, translating to MLIGYARVSTEDQNLELQIDALTKVGCEKIFNDKDSRTSFNRPGLLEALEYLREGDTLVIWKLDRLGGKTKNLLELFDSLQQRNINLKSIKDSIDTGSAIGKLFFHFSSALAEFEVDILRERTRAGLAAARARGRLGGRPKSLNENQKQQAFDLYYSKKHTVNSICKTLNISKGTFYNYLKQEKDLNGKRIKESP from the coding sequence ATGTTAATTGGCTATGCTCGAGTTTCAACAGAAGATCAAAATTTAGAGCTTCAAATTGATGCCCTCACTAAAGTAGGGTGTGAAAAGATTTTTAATGATAAAGACTCTCGTACTTCATTTAATCGCCCAGGATTATTAGAGGCCCTCGAATATTTAAGAGAAGGCGATACATTAGTTATATGGAAGCTAGACCGCTTAGGTGGTAAAACTAAGAATTTACTTGAACTTTTTGATTCTCTGCAACAAAGAAATATCAATTTAAAAAGCATTAAAGATTCAATTGATACAGGTTCAGCAATTGGTAAATTATTTTTTCATTTCAGTTCTGCATTAGCAGAGTTTGAAGTTGATATCCTTAGAGAAAGAACTCGGGCAGGCTTAGCCGCTGCTCGTGCGCGCGGACGATTAGGTGGAAGACCAAAGTCTCTTAATGAAAACCAAAAACAACAAGCCTTTGACTTGTATTACAGTAAAAAGCATACCGTAAATAGCATATGTAAAACGCTCAACATTTCTAAAGGAACATTTTATAACTACCTGAAACAGGAAAAAGACTTAAACGGCAAAAGGATAAAGGAAAGCCCCTAA
- a CDS encoding PBECR4 domain-containing protein produces MKEQAKLGRYINLIEEAAKFFNDHFINKKVIYRTENQEITVIFKRTNFMHLCGIRYTDGAAKFFRAAISKKLDLSKMGVKDDGTTFLKLSLLQSVKFLLSAEISLADRAIYLHLHFDKALRTKKQIFALTLINDEHIFVPQSLLNLKSMNEFPHGDKVISIKSIHLQDNTEKVYFDYQYDKCSE; encoded by the coding sequence ATGAAAGAACAAGCAAAATTAGGACGATATATTAATCTTATCGAAGAAGCAGCAAAATTCTTCAATGATCATTTCATAAATAAAAAAGTTATCTATCGTACAGAAAATCAAGAAATTACTGTCATATTTAAACGTACAAATTTCATGCATCTATGTGGTATACGATATACTGATGGAGCTGCTAAATTTTTTCGTGCCGCAATATCTAAGAAACTAGATCTTTCTAAAATGGGCGTAAAAGATGATGGTACCACATTTCTAAAACTTTCATTATTGCAATCAGTGAAATTTCTGCTTAGTGCTGAAATTAGTTTAGCTGATCGTGCTATCTACTTACACTTGCATTTTGATAAAGCACTTAGAACAAAAAAACAAATTTTTGCACTGACTCTAATCAATGATGAACATATTTTTGTTCCTCAATCACTATTAAATTTAAAAAGTATGAATGAATTCCCTCATGGGGATAAAGTAATTAGCATTAAGTCAATCCACTTACAAGATAATACAGAAAAAGTATATTTTGACTATCAGTATGACAAATGCTCTGAGTGA